TATAAATCAAAAAACCGCCTGGGCCTTCTTGGCCACAAACGGTTTTTTCGTCCCTTTCGTTTGTGCTTCATGACTTGCAAACTGGCCGACATCAATCCCAGCTGTCCAGCTTCATGGTGCCGCGCTCGGCCAGGTTTTGCTGCATGCGGAATACTTTTTCCAGGATGTGAGGTTCGTGACCGCAGGCGTTGGCCAGGCAATAGGCGCTGGCACGGTCGAAATAATCCTGCAGGATCGGCCGGTAGTCGGGATGGACGCAGCGGTCGATGATGACCTGGGCCCGGTCGCGGGGGCAGAGCCCGCGCAGGTCGGCGAGGCCCTGTTCGGTGACCAGCACGTCGAGGTCGTGCTCCGTATGGTCGACATGGGGCACCATGGGCACCACGCAGCTGATGCCGGTGGGATCGGTTTTAGTGGGGCGCACCGAGGGGGTGTGCATGATCGACAGGAAGGCGTTGCGCAGGAAGTCGCCCGAACCGCCGATGCCGTTGATCATCCTTGTGCCTCCGACCAGGGTCGAATTGGCGTGGGCGTAGATGTCGAACTCGACGGGAGTATTCATGGCGATGACGCCGAGGCGGCGGATGATCTCGGGATTGTTGGCCAATTGCTGGGGTCGCAGTACGATGCGGCTGGTGTAGCCGTCCCAGTTGTCGTAGAGACGCTGAAAGCCCTTTGCCGACAGGGACAGGGAGGTGGCGCTGGCGAACTCGAGCTTGCCTGAATCGAAAAAGTCGAGCATGGTGTCCTGCAACACCTCGGTGTACACGGTCAGGTTGGTGAACGGGCCCTTGACCAGACCGCCGACCACGGCATTGGCGATATTGCCGACGCCGGACTGCAGGGGCAGGAGGTTGGCGGGCAGCCGCCCGGCTCTGACCTCGAACTGGAAGAAGTCGAGGATGTGGCTGGCGATGTTTTCGGAAACAGCGTCGGTGGCGCCGAGGGGGCGCCCGTTGTCTGACTCCGTCGATTCCACGATGGCCACGATCTTGTCCGGGTTGCAGGGCACATAGATCGTCCCGATGCGGTCCTGTACCCTGCTGATCAGGTAAGGCTTGCGGTTGGGTGGAGGATCGGGCAGGACGATATCGTGCAGGCCCTCGTGGGACGGAATGGCGGTATTAAGCTCGATGATCAGGTGTTCGGCGGTCTGAATGACTTCGGCCGCGATGCCCACCGATCCGGCGAGGATGATATGGCCTTCCTCGGTGATGGCGCTCGCCTCGACGATGCCGATATCCAGTTTCCCGCCGAGATCCTTGGTATAGAAGCCGTAGACAAGGTCCTGGGCAAACATGCTCAGGTGTTTGTCGTGCATCCGGATCCGGCCACTGTTGATCCCTTTCTGGATGTTCTTGCCGCTCTGATAGGGCCAACGCCGGGCGATCATGTCAAGAGAGGCCCAGCGGTCTTCGGTCTCGGTGCCGACTGAAGCACCGATCAGGAGATTGAACCGCAGTTTCCCCTGCAGATTGTTGGATTCAACATGATCGGCAAGGGCCTTGGGGATGGCCTTTGGATAACCGACGGGGGTGAATCCCGACCAGCCCAGGTTCATGCCGTCCCTGAACAGGGGGATGATCTCCTGCACGGTCCTGATCTTGTCGTGCAGATCCCGGCAGCGGATTCGATTTTTCAGCTCTGACATCGGTGTCTCCTCAAATGGACCGCCGGGTCCGGCTTTTCCCTCTGTTCTGCTGGGATCGGGTTACAGCTCCTGCAGAATCTCCTGTGTATCTTCGGCCAGTTCGCTTTGAGGAAAGTCGCGCAACAGTGCTTCGAACTGAAGGACGGCCAGGGGCGGATGCCCGCCGGCCAGATAGGCTTTTCCAAGGTAGAAGCGAACCTTGTCCATTTCCGAAAACTGCGGGTAGTCCTCGAGGATCTGTCGCAGACGGCCGATAGCCGCCCGATTTTCCTTGGTTTTCCAGTAGAACCGTCCGACGTAGAGTTCATGTCCGGCCAACTGGTCTTGACAGAACTGAATGAAGGACGGGGTTTTCTCTGCGAGGGGATGATCGGGAAACAGATTCGCCAGGCTTTCGAAGGCGACCATGGCATTTCGGGTGGCCGTCTGATCCCGGTCGATGGCCAGAATCTGGTTGTAGTGTGACAGGCCGAGTTGGTACATGATCCGGGGGGCTTCAGGATGACCCGGATGCTGCTTCAGAAAATCCTCGTAGGCGGTGGCGGCTTCAACATAATTTTCCGCCTCGAAATGGGCGTCGGCGATCTTCAGCTCAGCCCGCATATTCAAGTCGGCCGTCTCGTAAATTTCCCTGGCCTTTTCCAGAACTTCGATGGCTTCCGTATAGCGCCCCTCCGAATAGAGTGTTTCCCCCTCCTGATAATAGGCCTGAGCGGTTTTTGGGGCAGCCTGGTTCGAGGACATGCACCCCGGGAGAAGCAGCAGGGTCGGCACAAGACACAGCAGGACCTGTTTCATTGTAGTGATACCTCGATCTGCGGGTTGGATTATCGATTGAAGGCCGGCTTGTTTCGTCTGAACGCCGATTTCCAGAAGTGAACAAATTAAGGGATTCGGCGGAATTTGTCAATCGCCTGGCAATTCTCTGAAAACAGCCGGTGAACCAGGGGGATCGCAGGCCGATCTTGTTGATCGCAGGGCGGGAACCGCTTTCGGCTGGCAAACAAAAAAAGTCCCTGGGTAGGGACTTTTCAGGTCAGGTGCTTTCGGCAAGCAGCAATGCTTCCTTGACTTTATTGAGAGCCTGCTTTTCGATCTGGCGTATCCGCTCCCGGCTGACACCATAATCGTCCGCGAGTTCCTGAAGGGTTTTCGGGGTTTCGCAAAGAATTCGGTCCCGAATGATATGCCGTTCCCGGTCATTGAGACGGCCCATTGCGTTCTCGACCCTGTGGGAGAGCAGCCTGGTTTCCTCGTGTTCGAGGAGCAGCTGCTCCTGATTGTCGCGATCGTCGGCAAGGGAGTCGAGCAGGGTATGGTTATCGTTTTCGGTCAGATCGAGATCCAGGGAGGTATCCCTTCCAGCCATGCGCAAGGCCATTTCCTCGACTTCGTCATCCCGCACCGCCAGTTCATTGGCGATAGCATGAGCCGCTTCCCCTCCCGTCAGGCGGGAAATGGCGCGGGTTGTCTGCTTGAGTTTGAAGAACAGCTTTTTCTGCGCCTGGGTGGTGCCGATCTTCACCAGCGACCAGTTTTTCATGACGAAATTGTTGATGTAGGCGCGAATCCACCAGACAGCGTAGGTAATGAACTTGAGTCCCCGTTCCGGATCGAATTTCTTCAAAGCCATCATCAGCCCGATATTCCCCTCCTGGATCAGATCCAGAATTTTTAGACCGTACCCCCGGTACTCGTGCGCGATCTTAACCACGAAGCGCAGGTTGGAACAGATGAGCCGATGCGCGGCTTTCAGATCGCCTTGCTGTCGATAGGCGGTGGCCAGTTGGTACTCCTCTTCCCGGGACAAGAGGTCGAACTGCTTGATCTGGGTGATATAAAGATCCAGTGCGTCCGGAACCAGTGGCAGGAAAGCGGTACTCATGTCGGCAGCTCCTGAATAGCCTGTTAATTTAGAGGTTTGGCACTCTGGTGTTAAGAGTGCTAATATATATAACAAGTAATATAGTTCTGCGCAAGACGTTTTCTTTCACCCGTTGGTCTTTTCCGGAAAATTTGGCAGGAATTGTTGATTGACAGAAGGAATTCCGCTACCCATAATGGCGGAAACGCCATTTTCCCTGTCAGCCGTCAGGGGAACAATCAAGGCGAATTCATAAGCCAAAGGTCCTGAGCAAATCTGCAAGGCCTTGCGGAGATAGAGGGCATGCTAAAAAAACTCGGTCGCTTGTTGCAACCGAAAAATGGTGCCGAGTCGGAAAACCGGTTCGGAAATCTGCACCTGGCGCGGGCGGTGCTGCTTCTGGAAATGGTCCATGTGGATTTTGCCGGGGAGCCGATAGAGGAGGAGTTTGTGTTTCATGCTTTGCGGGAAGGCTTTGACCTGACTGGTGAAGAGACCCGGCAGCTCCTCGCTCACGCTCGGCAGGAGCGGGAAAAAAGCCTCGACCTGCACCAGTTCACCCGACAGATCAACGAGGCCTGTTCCCGGGAGGAGAAGACATCCCTGCTCGAAACTTTCTGGCGATTGGCTCACGTCGATGGCAAGATCGACAAGTACGAGGAAGCCCTGATGCGCCGCCTGACAACGCTGTTGCGTCTGTCCCACCGCCAGATGATCGAGGCAAAACTGAAGGTTCGTGAAGAACTGGGGCTGCGGCGCTCGGACGGCTCGATCCGACCCCTTTCGTGACGCCCGGCCGGGATCTCCTTCATATGGCCTCCTGGGCCCAATCCCTGCTGGCGGAGGTTTTGAGTCCCGGCGAACTGGCGGTGGATCTAACCGCCGGTAACGGTCGCGATACCTGCTTTCTGCAACAGATCCTCGGTCCGCAAGGACGGATCCTGGCTTTCGATATCCAGTTGAAAGCTCTCGAAATTACCGCCGGCCGTCTTGCCGGCACCGCGGCGCGGATCTTCGGTCCCTCGCCGGCAGATCCCGGACACCCCGTGATAGCGGGGATTCATCTCATCCACGCCTGTCATGGACAGTTGGCTGACTATCTCCGGGAGCCGGCGGACGGAATCATCGCCAACCTCGGCTATCTGCCGGGAGGGGATCACAGGGCGAAAACCGTTGAGGCGACCACCCGGCAAGCGCTGGAACAGGCCCTTGCCCTGCTTAAACCCGGCGGGCGTTTGGCGGTCGTGGCCTATACCGGCCATGAAGGCGCAGGAGAGGAAGCCGAAAGTGTGGAACGGATCTTCTCAAATCTGTCTCCCCGATTCTGGAATGTTTTACGGCTGACCGCCGCCAACCGGTTTCGAGCTCCGTTTCTGCTGGTGGCGGAAAAACGCATCGACCCAGGCCATGACCCTGAATGATCCCACCCTTCAGAGCACCACTCCCCTCGACACCCTG
The genomic region above belongs to Syntrophotaleaceae bacterium and contains:
- a CDS encoding acetyl-CoA hydrolase/transferase C-terminal domain-containing protein is translated as MSELKNRIRCRDLHDKIRTVQEIIPLFRDGMNLGWSGFTPVGYPKAIPKALADHVESNNLQGKLRFNLLIGASVGTETEDRWASLDMIARRWPYQSGKNIQKGINSGRIRMHDKHLSMFAQDLVYGFYTKDLGGKLDIGIVEASAITEEGHIILAGSVGIAAEVIQTAEHLIIELNTAIPSHEGLHDIVLPDPPPNRKPYLISRVQDRIGTIYVPCNPDKIVAIVESTESDNGRPLGATDAVSENIASHILDFFQFEVRAGRLPANLLPLQSGVGNIANAVVGGLVKGPFTNLTVYTEVLQDTMLDFFDSGKLEFASATSLSLSAKGFQRLYDNWDGYTSRIVLRPQQLANNPEIIRRLGVIAMNTPVEFDIYAHANSTLVGGTRMINGIGGSGDFLRNAFLSIMHTPSVRPTKTDPTGISCVVPMVPHVDHTEHDLDVLVTEQGLADLRGLCPRDRAQVIIDRCVHPDYRPILQDYFDRASAYCLANACGHEPHILEKVFRMQQNLAERGTMKLDSWD
- a CDS encoding outer membrane protein assembly factor BamD, encoding MKQVLLCLVPTLLLLPGCMSSNQAAPKTAQAYYQEGETLYSEGRYTEAIEVLEKAREIYETADLNMRAELKIADAHFEAENYVEAATAYEDFLKQHPGHPEAPRIMYQLGLSHYNQILAIDRDQTATRNAMVAFESLANLFPDHPLAEKTPSFIQFCQDQLAGHELYVGRFYWKTKENRAAIGRLRQILEDYPQFSEMDKVRFYLGKAYLAGGHPPLAVLQFEALLRDFPQSELAEDTQEILQEL
- the rpoH gene encoding RNA polymerase sigma factor RpoH, with product MSTAFLPLVPDALDLYITQIKQFDLLSREEEYQLATAYRQQGDLKAAHRLICSNLRFVVKIAHEYRGYGLKILDLIQEGNIGLMMALKKFDPERGLKFITYAVWWIRAYINNFVMKNWSLVKIGTTQAQKKLFFKLKQTTRAISRLTGGEAAHAIANELAVRDDEVEEMALRMAGRDTSLDLDLTENDNHTLLDSLADDRDNQEQLLLEHEETRLLSHRVENAMGRLNDRERHIIRDRILCETPKTLQELADDYGVSRERIRQIEKQALNKVKEALLLAEST
- a CDS encoding TerB family tellurite resistance protein; amino-acid sequence: MLKKLGRLLQPKNGAESENRFGNLHLARAVLLLEMVHVDFAGEPIEEEFVFHALREGFDLTGEETRQLLAHARQEREKSLDLHQFTRQINEACSREEKTSLLETFWRLAHVDGKIDKYEEALMRRLTTLLRLSHRQMIEAKLKVREELGLRRSDGSIRPLS
- a CDS encoding class I SAM-dependent methyltransferase, which produces MASWAQSLLAEVLSPGELAVDLTAGNGRDTCFLQQILGPQGRILAFDIQLKALEITAGRLAGTAARIFGPSPADPGHPVIAGIHLIHACHGQLADYLREPADGIIANLGYLPGGDHRAKTVEATTRQALEQALALLKPGGRLAVVAYTGHEGAGEEAESVERIFSNLSPRFWNVLRLTAANRFRAPFLLVAEKRIDPGHDPE